From the genome of Streptomyces sp. V2I9:
GGGCCACGGTGGCGGAGGGCAGGACCAGGCGGTCGCCGCAGCGGCCGGGGACCGCCGGGGACGGGGCACGGCCGAGGACGAGGTCGGCGGAGCCGCGGACGAAGGCGGCCGGGGTGCCGAGGTCGAGCCAGTACGTGGAGTCGACCATGCCCTGGAGGTGGGCGCCGGTGGCGAGCAGGCCGGGGAAGGTCTCCCGTTCGACGGAGACCGGGCGGCTGGCCGGGATGGAGTCGATGACCGAGCGCCGGAAGATGTACGCCCCGGCGTTGATCTGGTCGGTGACGATCTCCTCCGGGGTCTGCGGCTTCTCCAGGAAGGCGGTGACCCGGCCGGTCCCGTCGGTCGGGACGAGCCCGAAGGCGCGCGGGTCCTCGACCCGCGTCAGATGGAGGGAGACATCCGCCCCGGAGACGGTGTGCGAGGTGACCAGGGCCCGGATGTCGAGCCCGGTCAGGATGTCGCCGTTGAAGATCAGGACCGGTTCGTCCGGGCCCGAGGACAGCTTCGGCGCCACGTTGCGGATGGCTCCGCCGGTGCCGAGCGGCTCCTGCTCGGTGACGTACTCGATGTGCAGGCCGAGCGAGGAGCCGTCGCCGAAGTACGGCTCGAAGACCTCCGCCAGGTAGGAGGTGGCGAGCACGATGTGCTCCACCCCGGCCGCCCTGGCGCGCGCCAGCTGGTGGGTGAGGAAGGGGACGCCCGCCGCCGGCACCATCGGTTTCGGCGTGTGCACCGTGAGCGGGCGCAGCCGGGTGCCCTTGCCACCGACCAGGAGAATCGCTTCTTTTGCCTCTGTCACAGCACCGTCTCTGCTTCCTGCTGGGGCCTGGGCCGGTTTGTGGCTGGCCAGTGTAAGCAGACCGGTCGGAGATGCCCCGGTCAGCGGCCCTGCAGTTTGGCGGAGGTGGTCCGGGCCTTACCGAGCTTCTTGTAGAGGCGTGCTCCAGGACATTCGGTGGCGAATCCGTCCCGATGCCCCGAGATGACGTTCATTTTGACCTTCTTGCCCTTCTTGTATTTGTTGCTTCCGCCGGAGACGAGCGTCACCTTCCCCTTCGGGTTGCGCCCGAACAGTCCGAGCTTCCACGCGGTCAGCTGGGAGACCCCGGCCACGGCGGCGGCGGGCGGATTGGTGGAGGAGTAGGAGCCCAGCACCGCGATGCCCATGGTGTTGCTGTTGAAGCCCAGGGTGTGCGCCCCGAGGACGGCGCGGGAGACACCTCCGGCCCGGCCCTCGTAGATGTTTCCGCATTTGTCGACGGCGAAGTTGTAGCCGAAGTCGCGCCAGCCGCTGCTCTTGACGTGGTAGCGGTAGATGCTGCGGAGCACGGAAGGAGCCTGCTTGCAGGTGTAGTTGTTCCCGGTCGCGCTGTGGTGCACGAAGGCCGCCTTGACGGTCCTGGTGTAGGCGAAGTTCCGCTCGCGGAGCCTCTCGTCCGCGCCCCAGCCCTTGCGGGTGACGATCCTCGGCCGGGGCCCGATGTACGGCTTCGCCCCGACGGCCTCCGCCTCGGCCTCGGCCGCGGCCTCCGCCGCCTCCGCCTCGGTCAGCGCGGGGATCACGGAGGCGCCGAGCGGCGCGAACTCCGCGTTGACGGCCGAGGCCGCGGCGGACTCGACGGTGAGCGCCTCCGGCAGGACCGGTGCCGTCGGGACGGTGGGCGGGCCCGGATGGGCGGCGGGCCTCGCCGGGGCGGCGGTCCGGCCACCGGAGTCGTCCGCGGCGGGCTCCGGCGCGGGGTCGGGGCCGGGATCGACGAGTTCGAGGCGCAGCCCTTCGGGGAGCCGTACGGCGATGAGCCGGCCCTGCTGGTCGTCCGTCTCCGGCTGTACGCGTACCTCGACGCCGTCCGAGGGTCCGACCCAGAGCGGGGCGGTGGCCCCGCGCACGGCGCCGGACGCCCGCTCGTCGCTGCCGAGGTCGGCGGCGTGCTCGGTGTTGTGGGTCTCGACGTCCTGCCAGTCCGACCAGCTCTCGCCGCCGGCCGCCCGCGCGCGGACCTGGACCGTGCCGTGGAGTTCGGCCTCGGCGTCGTCCCAGACCACGCCCACCAGGGAGAACGGCCGGGTCGTCCGCCGGTCCAGTCCCCGGCCGGGCGTCGCCGGGCCCGCCGACCGGTCGGACGAGGTGGCCAGGGGCTCCAGCGGCAGGGACTGCGTCGAGCCGGCGAGTCCGTCCGCGCCGGGCTCGCGGACCCGGGACTCGGCGGGCCGGGACTCGGCCGGGGTGCCGGTCGCCGCCGGCGGGCCGGCTCCCGGCGACTCCGGTGAGAGGGAGGGCGGGCGGGCCGAGACGGCGTGGGGAACCGGGGCGGACAGGGCGGGGGCGGCGAGCGGCAGAGTGAGAGCCGCTGCGCAGGTGACGCCGACTGAGGTGACCATAAGTGAACGCATACGTACGATATTTGCCATAGGGTCACCACTCCGGCGACCCGGACATCGGCCGCGGCGTGACGTGCCGTCTGCCGAACCGGTGGGGGTGACGCCCTTTCAGGCACCCGTTCGGCCCGCCCGGCGCGGCGCCCCCGCGTACGCTTGCGCGGATGAACTCCAGCGACCGCACCCCTGCCGACCTGCTGCGATCCGCCCTGGCCGCGGACCCCGCCCGCCCCCTGGTCACCTACTACGACGACGCCACCGGAGAACGCGTCGAACTGTCGGTGGCCACCTTCGCCAATTGGGTGGCCAAGACCGCCAATCTGCTCCAGGGCGACCTCGCCGCCGAGCCGGGCGACCGGCTCGCCCTGCTGCTCCCCGCGCACTGGCAGTCCGCGGTCTGGCTGCTCGCCTGCTCCTCCGTCGGGGTCGTCGCCGACGTGCAGGGCGACCCGGCCGCCGCCGACCTCGTGGTGACCGGCCCCGACACCCTGGAACGGGCGCGGGCCTGCCGGGGCGAGCGCGTCGCCCTCGCGCTGCGGCCGCTGGGCGGCCGCTTCCCGCAGCCGCCCGAGGGGTTCGCGGACTACGCGGTGGAGGTGCCGGGCCAGGGCGACCGCTTCGCACCGTTCGCCCCGGTGGACCCCGAGGGGCCCGCGCTGACCGTGGACGGGACCGAGCTGTCGGGGGCGCGACTCGTCGCCCGCGCCCGCGAGGACGCCGCCGCGCTCGGCCTCGTACCGGGGTCACGGCTGCTCACCGGGCGCACGTACGGCACCTGGGAGGGGCTGAGCGCCGGGCTCTACGCCCCGCTGGCGTCCGGCGGGTCCGTGGTGCTGTGCCGTCACCTCGGGCAGCTCGACGCGGACGGACTGGCCCAGCGGGTCGAGAGCGAGCGGGTCA
Proteins encoded in this window:
- a CDS encoding NDP-sugar synthase; its protein translation is MTEAKEAILLVGGKGTRLRPLTVHTPKPMVPAAGVPFLTHQLARARAAGVEHIVLATSYLAEVFEPYFGDGSSLGLHIEYVTEQEPLGTGGAIRNVAPKLSSGPDEPVLIFNGDILTGLDIRALVTSHTVSGADVSLHLTRVEDPRAFGLVPTDGTGRVTAFLEKPQTPEEIVTDQINAGAYIFRRSVIDSIPASRPVSVERETFPGLLATGAHLQGMVDSTYWLDLGTPAAFVRGSADLVLGRAPSPAVPGRCGDRLVLPSATVAPDAKLTGGTVVGADAVVGAGARIEGSTILAGAVVEAGAVITDSLVGAGARIGGRTVLTGAVIGDGARVGADNELREGVRIWCDAVLPDGSVRFSSDQ
- a CDS encoding TIGR03089 family protein, whose protein sequence is MNSSDRTPADLLRSALAADPARPLVTYYDDATGERVELSVATFANWVAKTANLLQGDLAAEPGDRLALLLPAHWQSAVWLLACSSVGVVADVQGDPAAADLVVTGPDTLERARACRGERVALALRPLGGRFPQPPEGFADYAVEVPGQGDRFAPFAPVDPEGPALTVDGTELSGARLVARAREDAAALGLVPGSRLLTGRTYGTWEGLSAGLYAPLASGGSVVLCRHLGQLDADGLAQRVESERVTDTAV
- a CDS encoding N-acetylmuramoyl-L-alanine amidase; translated protein: MVTSVGVTCAAALTLPLAAPALSAPVPHAVSARPPSLSPESPGAGPPAATGTPAESRPAESRVREPGADGLAGSTQSLPLEPLATSSDRSAGPATPGRGLDRRTTRPFSLVGVVWDDAEAELHGTVQVRARAAGGESWSDWQDVETHNTEHAADLGSDERASGAVRGATAPLWVGPSDGVEVRVQPETDDQQGRLIAVRLPEGLRLELVDPGPDPAPEPAADDSGGRTAAPARPAAHPGPPTVPTAPVLPEALTVESAAASAVNAEFAPLGASVIPALTEAEAAEAAAEAEAEAVGAKPYIGPRPRIVTRKGWGADERLRERNFAYTRTVKAAFVHHSATGNNYTCKQAPSVLRSIYRYHVKSSGWRDFGYNFAVDKCGNIYEGRAGGVSRAVLGAHTLGFNSNTMGIAVLGSYSSTNPPAAAVAGVSQLTAWKLGLFGRNPKGKVTLVSGGSNKYKKGKKVKMNVISGHRDGFATECPGARLYKKLGKARTTSAKLQGR